One part of the Geothrix edaphica genome encodes these proteins:
- the ribA gene encoding GTP cyclohydrolase II: protein MSPKEPSSAPKLELFCKLQAEKVPFIAKANVPSIFGKFMVYGFLEHATGKEHLAIVAGEIDARRRIPVRIHSECWTGDVLGSLRCDCRQQLEEGLRHIAEHGGMVLYLRQEGRGIGLLNKLKAYALQEQGLDTVEANHSLGFPDDLRTYDCAVEMLKFFGITKVKLLTNNPRKIGALENAGIEVERERHQLASNPHNLRYLKTKARKSGHMLDFEEEAL, encoded by the coding sequence ATGTCCCCCAAAGAACCCAGCAGCGCCCCGAAACTCGAACTGTTCTGCAAGCTCCAGGCGGAGAAGGTCCCCTTCATCGCCAAGGCCAACGTGCCGTCCATCTTCGGGAAGTTCATGGTCTACGGCTTCCTGGAGCATGCCACGGGCAAGGAGCACCTGGCCATCGTGGCCGGCGAGATCGACGCCCGGCGCCGCATCCCGGTGCGCATCCACTCCGAGTGCTGGACGGGCGACGTGCTGGGCAGCCTCCGGTGCGACTGCCGCCAGCAGCTGGAGGAAGGGCTGCGCCACATCGCCGAGCACGGGGGCATGGTCCTCTATCTGCGCCAGGAGGGCCGCGGCATCGGCCTCCTGAACAAGCTCAAGGCCTACGCCCTCCAGGAGCAGGGGCTCGACACCGTCGAGGCCAACCACTCGCTGGGCTTCCCCGACGACCTGCGCACCTACGACTGCGCCGTGGAGATGCTCAAGTTCTTCGGCATCACCAAGGTCAAGCTGCTCACCAACAACCCCCGCAAGATCGGGGCCCTCGAGAACGCCGGCATCGAGGTCGAGCGGGAGCGCCACCAGCTGGCCTCCAACCCCCACAACCTGCGCTACCTCAAAACCAAGGCCCGCAAGAGCGGCCACATGCTGGATTTCGAGGAAGAGGCGTTGTAG
- a CDS encoding DHH family phosphoesterase, with amino-acid sequence MLDRFADFLDGHAKLLLTTHENPDGDGVGAAVALAAHLKGLGKEARIVVTPALPENLRFLDPDGWIEAYEPGGVHRDLAAWPDAWLLIDASEPHRMGLLYAAFETTTAERACLDHHMKDEPKGFDDEFTDSTASASAELVYDLVRPRVGGDLPPVMAQALYAGMVSDTGNFRHSNSTPKIHHAAADLIAQGVHPSRTFNALYQTATPAKLKLFGRAMGGLQMRDGGRFAYVAVTLADLAACGATHEDLDELVEEPRKLKGVEVAALFSEAADGRAKVSLRSRERVDVNAVCRLFGGGGHRLASGAKAAMPLAAFIAQVEAAVAAQLERDMV; translated from the coding sequence ATGTTGGATCGCTTCGCTGATTTTCTGGATGGCCACGCCAAGCTCCTTCTCACCACCCACGAGAACCCGGATGGGGATGGCGTGGGCGCGGCCGTGGCCTTGGCCGCCCACCTGAAGGGGCTGGGGAAGGAGGCGCGCATCGTCGTGACGCCCGCCCTGCCTGAGAACCTGCGCTTCCTGGACCCCGATGGCTGGATTGAGGCCTACGAGCCCGGGGGAGTCCACCGGGACCTGGCCGCCTGGCCGGACGCCTGGCTGCTCATCGACGCCTCGGAACCCCATCGCATGGGCCTCCTCTACGCGGCCTTCGAGACGACGACGGCCGAGCGGGCCTGCCTCGACCACCACATGAAGGACGAGCCGAAGGGCTTCGACGACGAGTTCACGGATTCCACCGCCAGCGCCAGCGCCGAACTGGTCTACGACCTCGTCCGGCCCCGGGTCGGCGGGGACCTGCCGCCGGTGATGGCCCAGGCCCTCTATGCAGGCATGGTGAGCGACACCGGCAACTTCAGGCATTCCAACAGCACGCCCAAGATCCACCACGCCGCGGCCGACCTCATCGCCCAGGGCGTCCACCCCTCGCGCACTTTCAATGCCCTCTACCAGACCGCCACGCCGGCCAAGCTCAAGCTCTTCGGCCGGGCCATGGGTGGGCTCCAGATGCGGGACGGCGGCCGTTTCGCCTATGTGGCCGTGACCCTAGCCGACCTCGCCGCCTGCGGCGCCACCCATGAGGACCTGGACGAGCTGGTGGAGGAGCCCCGCAAGCTGAAGGGCGTGGAAGTCGCCGCCCTCTTCTCCGAGGCTGCGGACGGCCGGGCCAAGGTGAGCCTCCGGTCCCGGGAGCGGGTGGACGTGAACGCGGTCTGCCGCCTGTTCGGCGGCGGCGGCCACCGTCTGGCCTCGGGGGCGAAGGCCGCCATGCCCCTGGCGGCTTTCATCGCCCAGGTGGAGGCGGCCGTGGCCGCCCAGCTGGAACGCGATATGGTCTAG
- the add gene encoding adenosine deaminase produces MPKLSLQDLQRLPKTDLHVHLDGSLRIPTILDLAEQQKVKLPADTPEGLRPFVEVGEDCKSLVEYLRAFDVTLSVMQTYESLVRTSFELAEDAAKENVRYMEVRYSPILHQQKGLTLHAIVQAVLEGLAQAERKYNIKTGVILCGMRHISPDISLRLADLTVAFKNKGVVGFDLAGAEENFPAKRHKDAFGRVLQNNINCTLHAGEAYGPESIHQAIHLCGAHRIGHGVRLIEDGDLLNYVNDHRIPLECCPSSNVQTKAVKKMADHPIRLFYDLGLRVTVNTDNRMVTNTTVSQEFQVIHDELNFNLEEIKELIIMGFKSAFLPYALKRALLAEVVHELKAFKPGSLESKREQL; encoded by the coding sequence ATGCCGAAACTCTCGCTTCAGGACCTCCAGCGCCTTCCGAAGACGGATCTGCACGTCCACCTGGATGGCAGCCTCCGCATCCCCACCATCCTCGATCTGGCCGAACAGCAGAAGGTGAAGCTGCCGGCGGACACCCCGGAGGGCCTGCGACCCTTCGTGGAAGTGGGCGAGGACTGCAAGTCCCTCGTGGAGTACCTCCGGGCCTTCGACGTCACGCTGTCCGTGATGCAGACCTACGAGAGCCTGGTGCGGACCTCCTTCGAGCTGGCGGAGGACGCGGCGAAAGAGAACGTCCGCTACATGGAAGTGCGCTACAGCCCCATCCTGCATCAGCAGAAGGGCCTCACGCTGCACGCCATCGTGCAGGCGGTGCTCGAAGGGCTGGCCCAGGCCGAGCGGAAGTACAACATCAAGACCGGCGTCATCCTCTGCGGCATGCGCCACATCTCGCCGGACATCTCGCTGCGGCTGGCCGATCTCACCGTGGCCTTCAAGAACAAGGGCGTGGTGGGCTTCGACCTGGCGGGGGCCGAGGAGAACTTCCCCGCCAAGCGCCACAAGGATGCCTTCGGCCGCGTGCTCCAGAACAACATCAACTGCACGCTGCACGCCGGCGAGGCCTACGGCCCCGAGAGCATCCACCAGGCCATCCACCTCTGCGGGGCGCACCGCATCGGCCACGGTGTGCGGCTCATCGAGGACGGCGACCTGCTGAACTACGTGAACGACCACCGCATCCCGCTGGAGTGCTGCCCGTCGAGCAACGTGCAGACCAAGGCCGTGAAGAAGATGGCCGACCACCCCATCCGCCTGTTCTACGACCTGGGCCTGCGGGTCACGGTGAACACGGACAACCGCATGGTCACGAACACCACGGTGAGCCAGGAGTTCCAGGTCATCCACGATGAGCTGAACTTCAACCTCGAAGAGATCAAGGAGCTCATCATCATGGGCTTCAAGAGCGCCTTCCTGCCCTACGCCCTGAAGCGGGCCCTCCTGGCGGAGGTCGTCCACGAATTGAAGGCCTTCAAGCCGGGCAGTCTGGAGAGCAAACGGGAGCAGCTCTAG
- a CDS encoding Fur family transcriptional regulator, translating into MRKPKIERPEEQQRFETFLRSRQLKLTGERLELVEEVFGQVHHFDADQLHMALKQKGKAISRATVYRTLDLLVQCGLVRKSSFGDQHAHYEAVRSNEHHDHLICLNCDAIIEFFRPDLEALQEAICHEYGFRPMHHSHQIFGLCKECQTRETDAPTLAHRMSQLNV; encoded by the coding sequence ATGCGCAAACCGAAGATCGAACGTCCAGAAGAACAGCAGCGCTTCGAAACCTTTCTGCGATCGCGTCAGCTGAAACTGACGGGGGAGCGCCTTGAGCTGGTGGAGGAGGTCTTCGGGCAGGTCCACCACTTCGACGCGGACCAGCTGCACATGGCCCTGAAGCAGAAGGGCAAGGCCATCAGCCGGGCCACGGTGTACCGCACCCTCGACCTGCTGGTGCAGTGCGGCCTGGTGCGGAAGAGCAGCTTCGGCGACCAGCACGCGCACTACGAGGCCGTGCGGAGCAACGAGCACCACGACCACCTGATCTGCCTCAACTGCGACGCCATCATCGAGTTCTTCCGCCCGGATCTGGAAGCCCTCCAGGAAGCCATCTGCCACGAATACGGCTTCCGGCCCATGCACCACAGCCACCAGATCTTCGGGCTGTGCAAGGAGTGTCAGACTCGGGAGACGGATGCGCCCACGCTGGCGCACCGCATGAGTCAGCTGAATGTGTAG
- a CDS encoding class I SAM-dependent methyltransferase, which translates to MDWFAWDFDHPAYFQIYADKAADAASEGPALAALLGLPPGSRVLDLPCGWGRLHPHLKARGLEIIGGDLSRLNLRRHAVEHPAPMARLDFRDLPFRTACADGVFCAYTSWGYFTQDADNLRQLREFARVLRPGGVLLLDLAGRNFLKEAMTGVAGQWLVFSEEGYEERATWSRDGRRIRTERHCQGETFRHDIWIPTNAETRAALAEAGFGAVAAYGGLDGRPWTAEAERWIYRAIRNGCPG; encoded by the coding sequence ATGGACTGGTTCGCCTGGGATTTTGACCACCCCGCCTATTTCCAGATCTACGCCGACAAGGCCGCGGACGCCGCTTCGGAAGGACCGGCGCTCGCGGCCCTGCTGGGCCTGCCGCCGGGCAGCCGGGTGCTCGACCTGCCCTGCGGCTGGGGGCGCCTCCATCCTCACCTGAAGGCCCGGGGCCTGGAGATCATCGGGGGCGACCTGAGCCGCCTGAACCTGCGACGACATGCCGTAGAACACCCTGCACCCATGGCCCGCCTGGATTTCCGCGACCTGCCCTTCCGCACGGCCTGCGCTGATGGCGTCTTCTGCGCTTACACGAGTTGGGGCTACTTCACCCAGGACGCCGACAACCTCCGGCAGTTGCGGGAATTCGCCCGCGTGCTGCGGCCCGGCGGGGTCCTCCTCCTGGATCTGGCGGGCCGGAACTTCCTCAAGGAGGCCATGACGGGCGTCGCAGGCCAATGGCTGGTGTTCTCCGAGGAGGGCTACGAAGAGCGCGCCACCTGGAGTCGAGACGGCCGGCGCATCCGCACCGAACGCCACTGCCAGGGCGAGACCTTCCGCCACGACATCTGGATCCCCACGAACGCGGAAACCCGGGCCGCCCTCGCGGAGGCGGGATTCGGCGCCGTGGCGGCCTACGGCGGGCTGGACGGACGCCCCTGGACCGCGGAAGCCGAACGGTGGATCTACCGGGCGATCAGGAACGGATGCCCCGGGTAG
- a CDS encoding MFS transporter — MRRPAPPTAALLVTALAFHVDMLLYYLLVPLLPRYARDLHLNQMEVGILFGSYAVALLLATFPVAVLTDRFGRRAPMLWGLAGLGITTLVFAMSRQYWLLVLARFLQGVAGAATWLPGMALLADTFPSESRGKAMGTAFAAANLGVLIGPPLSGFLDQHAGPTAPFVLGAGLVALDAAGRAFLLPETGSGQGLKLPFRQLLSNATIRAFAGAMALGSCLWALLESTLPLDLDRRLGQSATQIGLCFAAAALAHTFTSPLMGALSDRIGRVRVLRMGLVLAVFLLPLPVLLPRPWMVVVAMMGLGATASFIMSPCSPAVADQVERQGSQSFASAFSILNLAYSVGLMVGPLVGGALVQGLGLPVAMGLSGLGFGVYLLATRGIRS; from the coding sequence ATGCGCCGCCCCGCTCCCCCCACCGCCGCGCTCCTCGTGACGGCCCTGGCCTTCCACGTGGACATGCTCCTCTACTACCTGCTGGTGCCGCTGCTGCCGCGGTACGCGCGGGACCTGCACCTGAACCAGATGGAGGTGGGGATCCTCTTCGGCAGCTATGCCGTGGCCCTGCTGCTGGCCACGTTCCCGGTGGCCGTCCTGACGGACCGGTTCGGCCGCCGGGCGCCCATGCTCTGGGGCTTGGCGGGACTGGGGATCACCACCCTGGTCTTCGCCATGTCGAGACAGTACTGGCTGCTGGTGCTGGCCCGCTTCCTCCAGGGCGTGGCGGGGGCGGCCACTTGGCTTCCAGGCATGGCCCTGCTGGCGGACACCTTTCCCAGCGAATCCCGGGGCAAGGCCATGGGCACCGCCTTCGCCGCCGCGAACCTCGGCGTGCTGATCGGACCGCCGCTCTCCGGCTTCCTCGATCAGCACGCGGGCCCCACCGCGCCCTTCGTGCTGGGAGCGGGCCTGGTGGCCCTGGATGCGGCGGGCCGTGCCTTCCTCCTGCCGGAGACCGGGTCCGGCCAGGGCCTGAAGCTGCCTTTCCGACAGCTGCTGTCCAACGCGACCATCCGGGCCTTCGCCGGTGCCATGGCCCTGGGTTCCTGCCTGTGGGCCCTGCTGGAATCCACCCTGCCGCTGGATCTGGACCGGCGCCTGGGCCAGTCGGCGACCCAGATCGGCCTCTGCTTCGCGGCGGCGGCGCTGGCCCACACCTTCACCTCGCCATTGATGGGGGCCCTCTCGGATCGCATCGGCCGGGTGCGGGTGCTGCGCATGGGGCTCGTGCTGGCGGTCTTCCTGCTCCCGCTCCCGGTCCTGCTCCCCAGGCCCTGGATGGTGGTGGTGGCCATGATGGGCCTGGGAGCCACGGCCAGCTTCATCATGAGCCCCTGCAGCCCGGCGGTCGCCGACCAGGTGGAGCGCCAGGGCAGCCAGAGCTTCGCCTCGGCCTTCTCCATCCTGAACCTGGCCTACTCCGTGGGCCTGATGGTGGGTCCCCTGGTGGGCGGCGCCCTGGTGCAGGGCCTGGGCCTGCCGGTGGCCATGGGGCTTTCGGGGTTGGGCTTCGGTGTCTACCTGCTGGCTACCCGGGGCATCCGTTCCTGA
- a CDS encoding GNAT family N-acetyltransferase: MFHDLTCLARRLERAQALQNERFNQAAGGRSLPVGGGFAHFRGEAHPLNQALGLIDPITGPELEAVEAFLGSPIILELSPAADPSLWPLLARRGYRLHQFQQLWVRALAGGEAPPSAAVRRAEPAEALLYNRVVCAGFLGRDDWRKLEPPFEVPLDTSDAWGFLAFVDGEPAGGGMLGIVEGVALLSGDGVLPRYRGRGLQKALIHARLAFAWERGCALACASTAPGTASQKSYEGCGFHVAYPKVEMARD; the protein is encoded by the coding sequence ATGTTCCATGACTTGACCTGCCTGGCCCGCCGCCTCGAGCGCGCCCAGGCCCTCCAGAACGAGCGCTTCAACCAGGCCGCCGGCGGTCGCAGCCTCCCCGTGGGCGGCGGCTTCGCGCACTTCCGCGGCGAGGCCCATCCCCTCAACCAGGCCCTGGGCCTGATCGACCCGATCACCGGACCGGAGCTGGAGGCCGTCGAGGCCTTCCTTGGTTCGCCCATCATCCTGGAGCTGAGCCCCGCCGCGGACCCGTCGCTCTGGCCGCTGCTGGCGCGCCGGGGGTATCGCCTCCACCAGTTCCAGCAGCTGTGGGTGCGGGCCCTGGCCGGCGGGGAGGCGCCACCCTCCGCCGCCGTCCGCCGGGCCGAACCCGCGGAGGCCCTGCTCTACAACCGGGTCGTCTGCGCGGGTTTTCTGGGGCGTGACGACTGGCGCAAGCTGGAGCCGCCGTTCGAGGTGCCGCTGGATACCTCGGATGCCTGGGGCTTCCTCGCCTTCGTGGACGGGGAACCTGCCGGCGGCGGCATGCTGGGGATCGTGGAGGGCGTGGCGCTGCTGTCAGGCGATGGCGTGCTCCCCCGCTACCGGGGCCGGGGCCTGCAGAAGGCGCTCATCCACGCACGCCTGGCCTTTGCGTGGGAACGGGGCTGCGCCCTCGCCTGCGCGTCCACTGCTCCGGGCACCGCCAGCCAGAAGTCCTATGAAGGCTGCGGCTTCCACGTGGCCTATCCGAAGGTGGAGATGGCGCGGGACTGA
- a CDS encoding ExbD/TolR family protein, translated as MATKIRSDINITPLVDIVLVLLIVFIVLVPVLPRALDASLPGGVGAGVPGPLLRLTLAADGSLDLDGVTITLAELPARIHATTGKVVLRVHPSLPLHRATGVLDAVKAGRPDVLPALIATPESS; from the coding sequence ATGGCTACGAAGATCCGCAGCGACATCAACATCACGCCCCTGGTGGACATCGTGCTCGTCCTCCTGATCGTCTTCATCGTCCTGGTGCCGGTGCTGCCCCGGGCCCTCGACGCCTCTCTCCCCGGGGGCGTCGGGGCAGGGGTTCCGGGACCGCTCCTCCGCCTCACCCTCGCGGCGGACGGCTCCCTCGACCTGGACGGCGTGACGATCACCCTGGCTGAGCTGCCCGCGCGGATCCACGCGACGACCGGGAAGGTGGTCCTCCGGGTCCACCCCTCGCTCCCGCTCCACCGGGCCACGGGCGTCCTCGACGCCGTCAAGGCGGGCCGGCCGGACGTGCTGCCCGCCCTGATCGCCACGCCGGAAAGCTCCTAG
- a CDS encoding energy transducer TonB produces the protein MSNFALRRGRGPAFPDLPPTLQPHAVLASAPPSDTLRAASLSGLAYLLLVGGAMAIASFAPKAVLPPVLQPTPPWRPVELDGPPRPRPIERTAPAVAGSGGGSLVATAATTPSRADPQEPAAGLPTTDRRFEVPGSGPVLPGPVVPASGFASGPATGPVIHDFSATAPAILSRVDPLYPEPARRARIQGTVVLMMTVDDRGVPMQVRALDGHPALQEAAMQAARQWRFEPAHLDGRPVAASFRLILNFRLK, from the coding sequence ATGTCCAACTTCGCGCTCCGGCGCGGCCGGGGGCCTGCGTTCCCGGACCTCCCACCCACCCTCCAGCCGCACGCCGTCCTGGCTTCGGCGCCACCTTCCGACACCCTCCGCGCGGCCTCGCTGTCCGGATTGGCCTACCTCCTCCTCGTCGGCGGGGCGATGGCCATCGCTTCCTTCGCGCCCAAGGCGGTCCTGCCGCCCGTACTCCAGCCCACGCCTCCCTGGCGGCCGGTGGAGCTCGACGGGCCGCCACGGCCGCGTCCCATTGAGCGCACGGCACCCGCCGTCGCCGGTTCAGGCGGCGGGAGCCTGGTCGCCACAGCCGCGACCACGCCCAGCCGCGCGGATCCTCAGGAACCCGCCGCCGGCCTGCCCACCACGGATCGTCGTTTCGAGGTTCCCGGGTCTGGACCGGTGCTTCCGGGTCCGGTGGTTCCAGCCTCCGGGTTTGCCTCGGGCCCCGCCACCGGCCCGGTGATCCACGACTTCTCCGCGACCGCACCGGCCATCCTCAGCCGCGTGGATCCTCTCTATCCGGAGCCGGCGCGGCGGGCCCGGATCCAGGGCACGGTGGTGCTGATGATGACCGTGGACGACCGGGGCGTGCCCATGCAGGTGCGCGCCCTTGATGGCCACCCGGCCCTCCAGGAGGCCGCCATGCAGGCCGCCCGGCAGTGGCGCTTCGAGCCGGCGCACCTGGATGGGCGGCCCGTGGCCGCAAGCTTCCGGCTCATCCTGAACTTCCGGTTGAAGTGA
- a CDS encoding methyl-accepting chemotaxis protein, whose product MKHRGIRRWMGDLVILPFLGVAAYFLFQASALLRPGEAAVLMMVAAGLVQLGRRWFAWQRDLAPERFLSDWAGRILQGDRTPLASPAGLREEGRQVAAALNSLLGESRQIGGHLASLHQAVVREWAELDGVLGQVQQQAIEDRSARTTAGERLATYGQDLREAMEGSLKFGQIELEQRLRADQHRLQGQAFGAALEQAQARLRQVEALMREFQDTFPRLRKEEEALGRLADAGVRQGARLDLAVKGLAAHTPRLLEETKARAEQLRRFRTSADGVRDRAEALARRIEAFRVESQRRIASFGGAQGAIHTIDQAAQQTGLLAVNAAILAQQVGGGVGMQAIGGRLRGLADQTSEGAAELGRALDEHQLGMERESSGLWELQEVTQNLKAGIQELLHVAGHLDRQGQDMERLLEAHAGLVGQVREASERAGQSLYQVGECSSALQSALGSQWGLEARAAVEVEQLFRIGRHTAEVGRGLSQISRKSVEEIWKILQGHQLLRQSEAYRQLTSGDLARLLSPDQAADPMWNRAAWARAQRHARLLEGGGRQLPVGRPHPAGGVWMLLLGLDPLGRPEPSAVEHWSCDRDGRVWQLELIEKLRTEGHRLSLQEVLRESLLRACLPGTDVRVSAEGVELRLPFPYPGLPVFLAGLGLEMPVDAADWDGPFREAEARAAQVQRLLWCGPDMDPAHRLDLTRLVHTWVRNDPQHESFLPWLPYEGYRPPCPWLADGGAGDGLDGRPAVRSVGLGADPADLQPLRDRLLGAGAVEGDGGAILCAVGLGHAHPEALLLRLFQAGAGLADAHHPDLAPLRARLQHDVLEARAGDPYRAAWNLLEELQRKGWALPLPSA is encoded by the coding sequence ATGAAACACCGTGGGATCCGCCGCTGGATGGGGGATCTGGTGATCCTGCCCTTCCTGGGGGTCGCGGCCTACTTCCTGTTCCAGGCCTCGGCCCTGTTGCGGCCCGGCGAGGCTGCGGTCCTGATGATGGTGGCCGCGGGGCTGGTGCAGCTGGGCCGGCGGTGGTTCGCCTGGCAGCGGGACCTGGCCCCGGAGCGGTTCCTGTCCGACTGGGCCGGTCGGATCCTCCAGGGGGATCGCACCCCGCTTGCGTCCCCGGCGGGCCTGAGGGAGGAGGGCCGCCAGGTGGCGGCGGCCCTGAACAGCCTGCTCGGAGAGAGCCGGCAGATCGGCGGGCACCTGGCTTCCCTCCACCAGGCGGTGGTCCGGGAATGGGCCGAGCTGGATGGCGTCCTGGGGCAGGTCCAGCAGCAGGCGATCGAGGACCGCTCCGCGCGGACCACGGCTGGGGAACGGCTGGCAACCTACGGCCAGGATCTCCGGGAGGCGATGGAGGGCTCCCTGAAATTCGGCCAGATCGAGCTGGAGCAGCGGCTCAGGGCCGATCAGCATCGCCTCCAGGGCCAGGCCTTCGGTGCCGCCCTGGAGCAGGCCCAGGCCCGGCTGCGCCAGGTCGAGGCGCTGATGCGGGAGTTCCAGGACACCTTCCCGCGGCTGCGGAAGGAGGAGGAGGCACTGGGCCGCCTGGCGGATGCCGGGGTCCGCCAGGGCGCGCGCCTGGACCTGGCGGTCAAGGGCCTGGCGGCCCATACGCCGAGACTCCTGGAAGAGACGAAGGCCCGCGCGGAGCAGCTCCGGCGCTTCCGGACCTCGGCCGACGGGGTGAGGGACCGGGCCGAGGCCCTGGCCCGGCGCATCGAGGCCTTCCGGGTCGAATCGCAGCGCCGCATCGCCTCCTTCGGAGGGGCGCAGGGGGCCATCCACACCATCGACCAGGCGGCCCAGCAGACCGGGCTGCTGGCGGTGAACGCGGCGATCCTGGCGCAGCAGGTCGGCGGCGGGGTGGGCATGCAGGCCATCGGGGGGCGCCTCCGGGGCCTGGCCGACCAGACCTCCGAGGGGGCGGCGGAACTGGGCCGCGCCCTGGATGAGCACCAGCTGGGCATGGAGCGGGAGAGCTCGGGGCTGTGGGAACTCCAGGAGGTGACCCAGAACCTGAAGGCGGGCATCCAGGAACTCCTCCACGTGGCGGGCCACCTGGATCGGCAGGGGCAGGACATGGAGCGGTTGCTGGAAGCCCATGCCGGCCTCGTGGGCCAGGTGCGGGAAGCCTCGGAGCGGGCCGGGCAGTCCCTCTATCAAGTGGGTGAGTGCTCGTCGGCCCTCCAGTCGGCCCTGGGCAGCCAGTGGGGCCTGGAGGCCCGGGCTGCGGTGGAGGTGGAGCAGCTGTTCCGGATCGGAAGGCACACGGCTGAAGTGGGCCGTGGGCTCTCCCAGATCAGCCGGAAGAGCGTCGAGGAGATCTGGAAGATCCTCCAGGGCCACCAGCTGCTGCGCCAGAGCGAAGCCTACCGCCAGCTCACCTCCGGGGACCTGGCCCGCCTGCTCAGTCCGGACCAGGCCGCCGATCCCATGTGGAACCGCGCCGCCTGGGCCCGGGCGCAGCGGCACGCGCGCCTGCTGGAAGGCGGGGGTCGGCAGCTGCCGGTCGGCCGCCCCCATCCGGCCGGAGGGGTCTGGATGCTTCTGCTGGGCCTGGATCCCCTCGGCCGCCCCGAACCCTCCGCCGTGGAGCACTGGTCCTGCGACCGGGATGGGCGGGTGTGGCAGCTGGAGCTGATCGAGAAGCTGAGGACCGAGGGCCATCGGCTCTCCCTCCAGGAGGTTCTCCGGGAGAGCCTCCTGCGGGCCTGCCTGCCAGGCACCGATGTGCGGGTCTCGGCCGAAGGCGTCGAGCTCCGGCTGCCCTTCCCCTATCCCGGGCTTCCCGTCTTCCTGGCTGGGCTCGGGCTCGAGATGCCCGTGGATGCCGCGGACTGGGACGGCCCCTTCCGGGAAGCGGAGGCCAGGGCAGCTCAGGTGCAACGCCTCCTCTGGTGCGGACCGGACATGGATCCGGCCCACAGGCTCGACCTCACGCGCCTGGTCCACACCTGGGTCCGCAACGATCCGCAGCATGAGAGCTTCCTGCCGTGGCTTCCCTACGAGGGGTACCGTCCGCCCTGTCCCTGGCTGGCCGATGGCGGGGCGGGTGACGGCCTCGACGGCCGACCGGCCGTGCGTTCCGTGGGCCTCGGGGCCGATCCCGCGGACCTCCAGCCGCTCCGTGATCGCCTCCTCGGGGCCGGGGCGGTGGAGGGGGACGGCGGCGCCATCCTCTGTGCCGTCGGCTTGGGCCATGCCCACCCCGAGGCCCTGCTCCTGCGGCTCTTCCAGGCCGGTGCCGGCCTGGCGGATGCTCACCATCCCGACTTGGCGCCGCTCCGTGCGCGCCTCCAGCACGACGTGCTGGAGGCGCGCGCTGGAGATCCCTACCGCGCGGCCTGGAACCTGCTGGAGGAGCTCCAGCGGAAAGGCTGGGCCCTGCCGCTGCCGTCGGCGTGA
- the recO gene encoding DNA repair protein RecO yields the protein MIRTCSAIVLKAVPFAEGGAVVSFLSEHGERLSGLAKGVKKPTAKWVAAFEPLGMVRVSFFGKEQTELKRVTRCELAFSPLTLGHLEASLVMACLADLFDRVAREGVEDDRLYRLLSACGRALKADPDNALGILAYAEHWLLHCLGLLPHPRVCGRCGNESAPLALLSPDHGWCCTACTPVDPVEALPPGAREYLRRLRTGGAETAPRLDPADEAQAVLTALLRARLLQELGGSLRSYEVLWRTL from the coding sequence GTGATCCGCACCTGCTCCGCCATCGTCCTCAAGGCCGTGCCCTTCGCGGAGGGCGGGGCCGTGGTGTCCTTCCTCTCCGAGCATGGCGAGCGGCTGTCGGGCCTGGCCAAGGGCGTGAAGAAGCCCACGGCGAAGTGGGTGGCGGCCTTCGAGCCCCTGGGCATGGTGCGGGTGAGCTTCTTCGGGAAGGAACAGACCGAACTGAAGCGGGTCACGCGCTGCGAGCTGGCCTTCAGCCCCCTCACGCTGGGGCACCTCGAAGCCAGCCTGGTGATGGCCTGCCTGGCGGACCTCTTCGACCGCGTGGCCAGGGAGGGCGTGGAGGACGACCGTCTCTACCGCCTGCTCAGCGCCTGCGGGCGGGCCCTCAAGGCCGATCCGGACAATGCCCTGGGCATCCTGGCCTATGCCGAGCACTGGCTGCTGCACTGCCTGGGCCTGCTGCCCCATCCGCGGGTCTGCGGGCGCTGCGGGAACGAAAGTGCGCCCCTGGCCCTGCTCAGCCCCGACCACGGCTGGTGCTGTACCGCCTGCACGCCCGTGGACCCCGTGGAGGCCCTGCCGCCCGGGGCCCGGGAGTATCTGCGCCGGCTCAGGACCGGCGGCGCCGAGACGGCTCCCCGCCTGGATCCTGCCGACGAGGCGCAGGCCGTCCTCACGGCCCTGCTCCGGGCCCGGCTCCTCCAGGAGCTGGGGGGCAGCCTGCGGAGCTACGAGGTCCTGTGGCGGACGCTCTAA